The proteins below are encoded in one region of Paenisporosarcina cavernae:
- a CDS encoding rRNA methyltransferase, translated as MWIKIGDRLYQANDSSRVKFRTTFSKRLLEELRALAEKNHTYANYLLETGLEKTLRQNEFVKDQFKRPTDRIQYKTTFDKDLLNIVRKYAKDKNVSINDIMEYSVKNIDLQNAKSSSHRFRVEE; from the coding sequence ATGTGGATAAAAATAGGTGACCGTTTATATCAAGCGAATGATTCCTCACGAGTTAAGTTTCGAACCACTTTTAGTAAACGTTTATTAGAAGAATTACGTGCGCTTGCTGAAAAAAATCACACGTACGCCAATTACTTGCTGGAAACAGGATTAGAAAAAACCTTAAGGCAAAATGAGTTTGTGAAGGACCAGTTTAAAAGACCGACTGATCGCATTCAGTACAAGACGACTTTTGATAAAGACCTGTTAAATATAGTGCGTAAGTATGCAAAAGACAAAAACGTATCGATAAATGACATAATGGAGTACAGTGTGAAAAATATCGACTTACAGAACGCAAAAAGTAGTTCTCACCGGTTTAGAGTGGAAGAATAA
- a CDS encoding MFS transporter — protein MFKNRNVWIILAGEMIAGLGLWTGIIGNLEFMQHEIPSDFLKSVIMAIGLLAGIAIGPLAGRIIDTSRKKTVLILSGIGRMLSVIFMLIAISTGSIWWMVAFMISIQLSAAFYFPALQATIPLVVSDEKLLQMNGYHMNVATLSRIAGTALAGVVLVYWSLQSLYIVSMVAYAGLLLFTFFLQIEEKREEREAQIKLPNATKSSFMDMFPVIKGYPAVLMGLVLLLIPLLFIGSFNLIVINISEIQDSSSIKGLIYAVEGTSVMLGSFLVKYLQKKWKTGVLIFFFASMIGVAQYLLVFAESQLLTLLAFGVFGYSVGSFFPSIMTIFQRQMPKEYHGRFFSFRNMLERIVFQIVLLVTGGLLDLIGLQWMVILFGSFSFIMSFVFWLQVKKHQIELDTNTTLATT, from the coding sequence ATGTTCAAAAATCGAAATGTATGGATTATATTAGCAGGAGAGATGATTGCCGGTCTAGGTTTGTGGACCGGCATTATTGGTAATTTAGAGTTCATGCAGCATGAAATTCCGTCCGATTTTCTTAAATCCGTTATTATGGCAATTGGTTTACTTGCAGGTATCGCAATAGGACCATTAGCTGGAAGAATCATTGATACTTCTAGAAAAAAGACGGTGCTCATTTTATCGGGAATCGGTAGAATGCTTAGTGTTATTTTTATGCTCATTGCGATTTCGACAGGATCCATATGGTGGATGGTTGCTTTTATGATAAGTATTCAACTTTCCGCTGCATTTTATTTTCCTGCACTTCAAGCAACAATCCCTTTAGTTGTATCAGATGAAAAGTTATTGCAAATGAATGGGTATCATATGAACGTAGCGACGTTATCACGTATAGCAGGAACAGCATTAGCAGGAGTTGTGCTAGTTTATTGGTCACTTCAATCCTTATATATTGTTTCTATGGTAGCTTATGCAGGTCTCTTACTCTTTACTTTTTTCCTTCAGATTGAAGAAAAGAGGGAGGAGAGGGAAGCTCAAATTAAACTTCCAAATGCGACGAAATCTTCTTTTATGGATATGTTCCCAGTGATTAAAGGCTATCCAGCAGTATTAATGGGCCTTGTTTTATTACTTATACCATTACTATTTATAGGTTCATTTAATTTAATTGTCATAAATATAAGCGAAATTCAAGATTCTTCGTCTATTAAAGGATTAATCTACGCGGTAGAAGGAACATCTGTAATGCTTGGTTCGTTTCTAGTCAAATACTTGCAAAAGAAATGGAAAACTGGCGTGTTAATCTTTTTCTTCGCGAGTATGATAGGTGTTGCTCAATATTTACTCGTTTTTGCAGAAAGTCAGTTGCTGACTCTGCTAGCATTTGGAGTATTTGGATATTCAGTAGGGAGTTTTTTCCCAAGTATTATGACCATTTTTCAACGACAGATGCCAAAAGAATACCATGGACGATTTTTCTCATTCCGTAATATGCTAGAAAGAATAGTGTTCCAGATTGTATTACTTGTAACTGGTGGATTATTAGATCTCATCGGATTGCAATGGATGGTCATCTTATTTGGATCATTTAGTTTTATCATGAGTTTTGTTTTTTGGTTACAAGTGAAAAAACATCAAATCGAATTAGATACAAATACAACATTAGCAACGACTTAA